CCGGCGCAGGCGCGCTTCCGCCGCCACCGGCCGCTGCCGCGGTGGTGGGGAATCTGACGGCCTATCCGAGGGCCAGCTTCCTGGATCGGCTCGCGGCCGGCGTGGTCGATGCCGTGGTCGTCGCCGTCGTCATCAACCTGCTCGACTTCCATCGCGGGCCGTTCGACAACTTCTTCGTGGTGCTGCTCATCTACAACATTGCGTTCTGGGCCTGGAAGGGCACGACGATCGGCGGCATCGTCACCAGCCTTCGCGTCGTCCGCGTCGACGGCGGCCCGCTTCAGCCCGTGGATGCGATCGTTCGAGGGCTCAGCAGCCTGCTTTCGCTGGCCGCGCTGGGCATCGGGTTCTTCTGGATCCTGCTCGACAGCAATCGCGAGCGGCAGGCGTGGCACGACATCATTGCCGGCACGCTCGTCGTGAGGGTGCCGCGCGATCTGCCGCTGTCCTGAGTCGACACGACGTGCGAGCAGGGCGCGGCCGGCGGCCGTGCCTACTGCTCGCGCTGGACGTTCTTGAGCATCACCGGGCTCGCGTTGTAGTTCTCGAGCGCAACCGTTCCCGTGCCCTTGTCGGCGAGCACCTTCGTCGCGATCGACATCTTGCCTTCGCCCTTGCCGTCGGGGCCGATGCGAAGCTCGACGACGGTGAACGGGTACTCGGTCGTCTTGCCGCCCTGGCGCAGCTCGCCGAAGCTCATCGGCCGTTCGGTGACCAGCACGATCCGGTCGCTCGTGCCGACCTTGTCCTTGCGGGCGTAGCGCAGGTTGTAGCCGACGTCGTGCGGCGATCGGATCGTGCCGACCGGCTTGAAGCCCTGCAGGACGGCGAGCATCTTCTTCGGGCCCTGCTCGTTCAGGGCCGTCGTGAGCTCGGTCCGCTCGGCGTCGGTCGACCATCGGGAGATCTGAATCTGCATCTGCCCGGTCGCCGTGCCCGTCGGCGCGTCGAGGTTGACGGCCGTTGCGCTGAACTTCTCCAGGGGTGGTTGCGCGGCGCGGAGCCCAGCCGCGCCCATCGCGACGGCCAGCACCGGTACCAAGACACGCGCTGCAATCGACATAGCGCCTCCAGTCGAGCGAGGCGTGTGCAACTCGCGGGCCACGCCTCGGCGAGCAGTGACGCGCGACAGGCGGTTCGGAAATGTACCGGCCAGAGGGCAACGGCGCGCGCGGTGGTTGGCGCGTTGCCCTCTGCCGGTTGGTGTGCGGACAGGCCGGCTCAGTACTCCCGGATCTTCGGGACCTCGTCCCACTTCTTGTCGTCGAGGAAGATGCCGCGCATGAGGTAGTAGGCGGGCATCGTGCCGTTCTTGCGCTGGTCGGCGGTGAGCGGCGTCAGGACGTGGGCGAGCGTCTTCATCTCCAGGTCGGCCATCGCGGCGGCCTGCGCGGCGTAGTCGCCGACCGCCTTGTCGATCGCGGCGGCCTGGCCGGCCTGCACGGCCGCGAAGAGCGCCGCGCGTGCGGCCTTGAGCCCGGCTCGAATCGGCGCGGCCTGCGCATAGGCGGCGTCGAGCGTCGCCTTCATCTCCTTCTTCTGGTCCTTCTCGAGGGCGAACGTGTCGGACAGGATCTCCATGCGCGACCGCAGATCCACGGCGGCGCCGCCGCCGCTGCCTCCGCCGCGGCCGCCGCGTCCCTGGGCGAACGCCGCGCCGCTCACGACGCACACCGCGACCATCGCGCCGGCGATCGCGGCGCCGTGAACACGAGCCCGGGCCGTCATCGGCCACCTCCGGTCGGGCGGCCGCTTCCGGGCGCCCCGGCGCTTCTCGGCCGCGGTGGCAGGAACATCCCGGCCATCACGTCGAACGCCTGCTCGGCGCGCTTCTGCTGGTCCGGCTTGAGCAGCGCGGCGATCTTCTGGAACGCCTCGGTCTCGACCGCGGCCATCTTGGCCGCCTCGAGCTGGTACTCGGCCAGCAATTGCTTCGCCGAGTCGGGCTCGTTCCGCAGCTCTGCGTTGACGAGGCCCATGCGCGTGTTCGACATCGCCTGGCCGATCGGCGCGGCCTGCCGGCTGGCAGCTTGCAGGATTTCGTCGACGGCCGGAATCTGCGTGGCGTCGAGCCTCAGGTGCTGCTGGAACTGTTCGATGAGCGATAGTGGCTGCCCGATGGCGGGCAGCGGCGTCTCCCGGGCGCCGGTCAGGCCACCGCCGCCTCGCTGGGCGACGAGGGGGACCGAACCGAGGAGGAGGACGAAGACAAGGACGACATGACGAAATGACAAGACGAGACCTCCACGCCGGAAATACGCACGGAGGGGACGAGCATTTACTGGGACGCGCATCTCGCTTCTCGGCGGTCAGCCCCGATCGCGGGCGGGATCGCCCTTCCTCACCACCCAGGTCGTCATCGACCGCTGGTCCTGCACGACCGTCGTCTTGATGGGATCCAGCAACTGACCGCCGAGCGCCCCCGTGCGGTCGAGCAGCAGCGCCTCGTCGACCAGATACCGCTCCGTGCCGTCAGGCAGCCGGAAGCGCCGACCGTCTGGCCGGACCTGGCGGACGCGCGATTCGAGGCCGATCGTCGAGGCCAGCCGGCAGAACAGCATGCCGCCGGGCTGGAGCAGCCGCCACGCCTCGGCGAGCATCGCCTCGAACTGCTGGTCGTCGCGCGCGAAGTGCAGCACGGCGCTGGCGATGACGACGGTCGCGACGCCGTCGGGGAAGGAGGTCCGTTCGATCGGCTCGACGCGGAAGTTGTCGTGCGGCAGCGCCGGGGCGAGTGCCGCCGCGATCTCCCGCACGGCCGCAATCGCGTCGGCATCGGCATCGACGCCGTAGACGTCATAGCCCTGCCGGAGGAAGAAGACGAGGTTGCGTCCGAAACCGCATCCCGCGTCGAAGACGCGATCGCCCGGCCGGATGCGGCCGCGGAGCAACTGGTCGAAGAGGTAGATGTCGATGCCCCCGAACTCGCGCTCGAGGTCGGCGGGGCCGAGCGGGACGGGCGCAGCCGGGGGGCGTCGTGCGGACGTCATTCGCGGCCGGAGGTTTTCAGGCTCCCGGACGGATGACCGATGCCGGCGTAGCCGTCGTGCGACGTCACCGGTGGGTTCCCGACCGGCCGGCCGCCCGTGCCGAGCACCGCCAGCAGCGACAGCGGATCGACGCGTGCGCCGGCCGCGCGGACCGTCCAGTGCAGATGCGGGCCGGTGACGCGGCCGGTCGCGCCGACGGCGCCGAGCACCGCGCCCGCCGGTACGCTCGCGCCTTCCGCGACGTTCATGCGCGAGAGGTGGGCGAACAGCGAGACCAGCCCGGTGCCGTGATCGACCACCACGGTGTTGCCCGTGTAGTAGAGCGCGCGGGCGAGCCGCACGCGGCCGGCCGCCGGCGAGCGCACGGGCGTGCCGGCGGGGCTGGCGAAATCCGCGCCGCCATGTGGACTGCGCGCCTCGCCGTTGAACACGCTGCGGGAGCCGAACGCCGAATTCGCCGGTTGCGGCACCGGCTGCCGGAATGCGCCGCTCCAGAGCGGCTCGGCTGCCGACGACTGCCACACCGTGTCGAGCAGCCGCGCTTCCGCTTCGATGCGCGCCTGGACGTCGGGCGGCGGGTTCACGAACTGCGGCGCGACGGTCAGGCGCCGCGTCGGAAACCGGCGGTCCGTGACGGTGAGCGCGTGCGTCACGGCCGCGGCGATCGGCGGGCCGGCCTCGATGCTGACGTCGTGCAGCCCCGGCTCGACGTCGAGATCGATGCCGACCAGCACGCGCCACGTTGCCGCGCCGGCTTTGTAGGGTACGAGGTCCCGATCGAAGGCCCGAACGTGCAGCGCCTCGACCGGCGCTGCGGTGGCGATCGTCAGCAGCACGAGCTCGCCGGGCTGAATCTGCCGCGCCGTCACCGAGACGAGGACCGGCGGCGTCTGCGCCGCGAGCGGCAGAGTCAGCACGAGGGCCGTCACGACGTGCCACGACGACTTGAGCATGTGCACTGGCCGAGCGACGACCATCGCCAATCCGCCCGGCGTTGTCAACCGGAGACGATGCGGCGGCCGTCAGGTCAGCAGTTCCTCCAGCGCCCGCCGGACGGCCTCGATCGCCTCGCCTTCCGAATGGGCGGTGCGCGCGATGCGCGCGATGCGTTCGGCGGAGCCCGGATGCTGATCGGCCGCCTGATCGAGCCGCGGCTCGGCGATCATCCCGGCGCCGGCCGTGAAGTTGGTCGTCGGCTCGATGAGGACGAAACAGCCGGTGCCGCGATGGTCGGCGTAGCGGTCGTAGATGAGCGCGCGCGACGTTTCGACGGTGACGCGGCCGATGTCGTTGAGCAGCAGCCGCGTGTCGACCTGCGCGGTCGTCGTGCCCGACGCGTGCTTGAGGACGTACAGGCGATGCGGCTCGAGCGGCCGCTCGTCCATCCAGACCAGGTCGGCCGTGAAGCGCTTGCCGAACTCGATGTGCGTGTTGGTGATGACGTCGCCGCGGCTGATGTCGAGCTCGTCTTCGAGCACGAGCGTGACCGACATCGGCGCGAACGCCACGTCGAGGTCGCCGTCCCACGTGACGATCCGCCGCACGCGCGAGGACCGCACCGAGGGCCAGGCGGTGATCGGATCGCCGACGCGCACGGTGCCGGCGAGGATCTGCCCGGCGTAGCCGCGAAAGTCCTGGTCGGGGCGGAGCACGAGCTGCACGGGGAAGCGGAGCGCCTTGTCCGCCGCGTCGCGCGCGACCTCCACCGTCTCGAGGTACTCGAGCAGGCTGGGGCCGTCGAACCAGGGCGTCCGATCGCTCCGCGTGATCACGTTGTCGCCGTTGAGGGCGCTGAGCGGAATCGGGTAGACGGCGGCGCCCGCCAGCATCTCCGCGAACTCGGAGGCGATGCCCTCGAAGACGTCGCGGTCGAAGTCGACGAGGTCCATCTTGTTGACGGCCACCGCGAAGTGACGGATGCCGAGCAGACGCGCGATCCGCGCGTGGCGCCGCGACTGATCGAGCACGCCGTGCCGCGCGTCGACGAGCAGGATCGCGACGTCGGCCGTGGACGCCCCCGTGGCCATGTTCCGCGTGTACTGCTCGTGCCCGGGCGTGTCGGCCAGGATGAACTTGCGGCGGGCGGTGGCGAAGTAGCGGTAGGCGACGTCGATCGTGATGCCCTGCTCGCGCTCGGCCCGGAGGCCGTCGGTGAACAGCGAGAAGTCGATCGGGCCGGCCGTCCGGTTGCGCGACGCCTTCTCGACCGACGAGATCTGGTCCTCGTACACCCCGCGCGAGTCGTAGAGCAGCCGGCCGATCAGCGTGCTCTTGCCGTCGTCGACGCTCCCGGCCGTGCAGATGCGCAGCAGTCCCGACATCAGAAGTAGCCTTCCCGCTTCTTGATCTCCATCGAGCCGTCCTGGTCGTGATCGATCACGCGGAGCTGCCGCTCGGAGTTGCGGGCGCCGACGAGCTCCTCGATGATCTTCGGCACCGTGTCGGCCTCGGAGCGGATCGCGCCCGTGCAGGGCGAGCAGCCGAGCGATCGCATCCGGCACATGACGAGCTGCGGCTTCTCGCCGGGGCGCAGCGGCACGAACGGCTGCTCGACCGGGATCAGCGATTCGCCGCGGACGACGACCTCGCGCGGCTTCGCGAAGTAGAGCGGCACGACCGGGATCCGCTCCTCGTGGATGTACTGCCACACGTCGATCTCGGTCCAGTTCGACAGCGGGAACACGCGGATGCTCTCGCCCGGCCGGACGCG
The Acidobacteriota bacterium genome window above contains:
- a CDS encoding periplasmic heavy metal sensor; translated protein: MTARARVHGAAIAGAMVAVCVVSGAAFAQGRGGRGGGSGGGAAVDLRSRMEILSDTFALEKDQKKEMKATLDAAYAQAAPIRAGLKAARAALFAAVQAGQAAAIDKAVGDYAAQAAAMADLEMKTLAHVLTPLTADQRKNGTMPAYYLMRGIFLDDKKWDEVPKIREY
- a CDS encoding class I SAM-dependent methyltransferase, which codes for MTSARRPPAAPVPLGPADLEREFGGIDIYLFDQLLRGRIRPGDRVFDAGCGFGRNLVFFLRQGYDVYGVDADADAIAAVREIAAALAPALPHDNFRVEPIERTSFPDGVATVVIASAVLHFARDDQQFEAMLAEAWRLLQPGGMLFCRLASTIGLESRVRQVRPDGRRFRLPDGTERYLVDEALLLDRTGALGGQLLDPIKTTVVQDQRSMTTWVVRKGDPARDRG
- a CDS encoding M23 family metallopeptidase, whose product is MLKSSWHVVTALVLTLPLAAQTPPVLVSVTARQIQPGELVLLTIATAAPVEALHVRAFDRDLVPYKAGAATWRVLVGIDLDVEPGLHDVSIEAGPPIAAAVTHALTVTDRRFPTRRLTVAPQFVNPPPDVQARIEAEARLLDTVWQSSAAEPLWSGAFRQPVPQPANSAFGSRSVFNGEARSPHGGADFASPAGTPVRSPAAGRVRLARALYYTGNTVVVDHGTGLVSLFAHLSRMNVAEGASVPAGAVLGAVGATGRVTGPHLHWTVRAAGARVDPLSLLAVLGTGGRPVGNPPVTSHDGYAGIGHPSGSLKTSGRE
- a CDS encoding GTP-binding protein; amino-acid sequence: MSGLLRICTAGSVDDGKSTLIGRLLYDSRGVYEDQISSVEKASRNRTAGPIDFSLFTDGLRAEREQGITIDVAYRYFATARRKFILADTPGHEQYTRNMATGASTADVAILLVDARHGVLDQSRRHARIARLLGIRHFAVAVNKMDLVDFDRDVFEGIASEFAEMLAGAAVYPIPLSALNGDNVITRSDRTPWFDGPSLLEYLETVEVARDAADKALRFPVQLVLRPDQDFRGYAGQILAGTVRVGDPITAWPSVRSSRVRRIVTWDGDLDVAFAPMSVTLVLEDELDISRGDVITNTHIEFGKRFTADLVWMDERPLEPHRLYVLKHASGTTTAQVDTRLLLNDIGRVTVETSRALIYDRYADHRGTGCFVLIEPTTNFTAGAGMIAEPRLDQAADQHPGSAERIARIARTAHSEGEAIEAVRRALEELLT